In Meleagris gallopavo isolate NT-WF06-2002-E0010 breed Aviagen turkey brand Nicholas breeding stock chromosome 3, Turkey_5.1, whole genome shotgun sequence, one DNA window encodes the following:
- the FBXO43 gene encoding LOW QUALITY PROTEIN: F-box only protein 43 (The sequence of the model RefSeq protein was modified relative to this genomic sequence to represent the inferred CDS: deleted 1 base in 1 codon) — MSDSHSVTFNIIKRNRLTSPSSSFKCSSFKDTCSTSVILDSRCNESLKDPEAEHKETPRATGLSLLQEHSDHIHPNDLCSVSSIENEMNSISLSERREANRSTYFYETPKAGRKGSSLRRRLLLSKAGAAVGSCEKQASSSESSRKKLFPSVLSSEEKLSHIASHSLKDESCNTLRGSAVKTEGSSPDCPKRRLSFSQQRTSTLDESKCKDPSLLETECFSPIEGKDVTASNTNEFSESILISVSEQLLQTPTYSVLPEASDSKILNSIDSLVENFNFELCDGNNPSVKLASYPNISTPEDSGYNSLQLDKSGDLLSDHEGSFQEGFRKRKEGSKVLDLKKKARKIERVRRLSTLREQGSQSETEDHHGSPNSARMLVEERSFVTEDHGLVLKEQTREDSAENYGDLSRTPALQVVHEICLQRQRSDKNQISKNTDGTQIVALKHVLAGLIGKKMGLEKLDILTELKYRNLKHVLAIVLDALTVESLCSIWKVSKNWREIIVQDKRADRRRKSYIKQLKEEAEEYLLKAEDAATRLNVLNRSALRPVQAQARTPVLQTPPSYTELTPRRCSSVPQSTSRQEEYIKVAKTLFTDEALKPCPRCQYPAKYQLVKKWGLVAERPVPLSSVFYVCMLSMGLKNVIAYQRNRRTKKMLLQEVPKAKEI; from the exons ATGTCAGATAGTCATTCAGTAACGTTCaatattattaaaagaaataggttaacatctcccagcagcagttTTAAATGCTCCAGTTTTAAAGACACTTGTTCCACTTCAGTAATTCTGGACAGCAGATGCAATGAGTCATTAAAAGATCCTGAAGCAGAACATAAAGAAACACCGAGAGCAACAGGTTTATCTTTGCTACAAGAGCATTCTGACCATATTCATCCAAATGACCTCTGTTCTGTGTCAtctattgaaaatgaaatgaattcaATCTCCTTATCggagagaagagaagcaaataGGAGTACATATTTTTATGAAACCCCGAAAGCGGGTAGAAAAGGCTCCTCATTACGCAGGAGGCTGCTTTTATCTAAGGCTGGTGCAGCTGTAGGAAGCTGTGAAAAACAAGCTAGTtcttcagagagcagcaggaaaaaactatttccttctgttctgaGCTCTGAAGAAAAACTGTCACACATTGCTTCACACTCTTTGAAAGATGAAAGTTGCAACACCCTGAGAGGTAGTGCTGTGAAAACTGAGGGCTCTAGTCCTGATTGCCCAAAACGGCGACTATCCTTTTCACAACAAAGGACTTCTACTCTAGATGAGTCCAAATGTAAGGATCCCTCATTGCTGGAAACTGAATGTTTTTCTCCAATTGAGGGTAAGGATGTTACTGCTAGTAACACTAATGAATTCAGCGAGAGTATCCTTATAAGTGTTAGTGAACAGTTGCTTCAGACTCCTACTTACAGTGTGTTACCTGAGGCCAGTGATAGCAAGATCCTGAATTCTATTGATAGTCTTGTAGAGAACTTCAACTTTGAACTGTGCGATGGAAACAATCCCTCCGTTAAGCTGGCAAGTTATCCGAATATTTCAACACCTGAGGATAGTGGATATAATTCACTTCAACTGGACAAATCAGGAGACTTGTTGTCTGATCACGAGGGTTCTTTTCAAGAGGGCTTTCGAAAACGCAAAGAAGGTTCCAAAgttctggatttaaaaaaaaaggcaagaaaaattGAACGAGTGAGAAGGTTGTCAACTCTTCGGGAACAGGGCTCACAGTCAGAGACAGAAGACCATCATGGCAGTCCCAATTCAGCACGAATGTTAGTGGAAGAAAGAAGCTTTGTCACAGAAGACCATGGATTAGTTTTAAAGGAACAGACGAGGGAAGACTCAGCTGAAAATTATGGAGATCTCTCAAGAACTCCAGCTCTGCAAGTTGTCCATGAAATTTGCTTGCAAAGACAAAGATCAGACAAAAATCAAATATCAAAGAATACTGATGGAACACAAATAGTTGCATTAAAACATGTTCTTGCTGGACTTATTGGCAAGAAAATGGGCCTTGAAAAATTAGATATtttaactgaattaaaatacagaaatttaaaacatgTTCTTGCTATTGTTTTAGATGCTTTGACAGTGGAAAGTCTGTGCAG CATTTGGAAAGTAAGCAAAAACTGGCGTGAAATCATTGTACAAGATAAAAGAGCAGATAGGAGGAGAAAGTCGTACataaaacagctgaaagaagaagctgag GAATACTTACTGAAAGCGGAAGATGCTGCCACAAGACTTAATGTCCTCAACAGATCTGCTCTAAGGCCAGTTCAAGCTCAAGCCAGAACTCCTGTACTGCAAACCCCACCCTCTTACACTGAACTTACACCCAGGAGATGCAGTTCTGTTCCCCAGTCAACCAGTAGACAGGAAGAATACATAAAA GTTGCTAAAACTCTATTCACCGATGAAGCTCTAAAACCCTGTCCAAGATGTCAATATCCTGCTAAGTATCAGTTGGTAAAGAAATGGGGGCTA GTAGCAGAGAGGCCTGTGCCTTTGAGTTCTGTATTTTATGTCTGCATGCTTTCCATGGGTCTAAAGAATGTAATAGCTTATCAGcgaaacagaagaacaaaaaagatgCTCCTCCAGGAAGTGcccaaagcaaaagaaatttaa
- the POLR2K gene encoding DNA-directed RNA polymerases I, II, and III subunit RPABC4: MDSQKDVQPPKQQPMIYICGECHTENEIKARDPIRCRECGYRIMYKKRTKRLVVFDAR, from the exons ATGGATTCACAGAAGGACGTTCAGCCTCCAAAGCAGCAGCCAATGATTTACATTTGTGGAG AATGTCATAcggaaaatgaaataaaggcaAGAGATCCAATCAGATGCCGAGAATGTGGGTACAGAATAATGtacaagaaaagaacaaaaagat TGGTGGTTTTTGATGCCCGGTGA